The following proteins are encoded in a genomic region of Parus major isolate Abel chromosome 18, Parus_major1.1, whole genome shotgun sequence:
- the EME1 gene encoding crossover junction endonuclease EME1 isoform X2 — MAESESGSESSEEENLPSLASLLQPSSCLGEPSRPRSPSPNPEAAEVAEMVSSGSEEMGEEVMDVVPLDETVKMRVGAEPEPFSLSAGDTGEASGLCASGDLMASGSEGLRKDLAPSGELVCATENGARSAERSSLCSLPLDSDRPSSPPVCRERPETSLPLKKRQYSQKEREAICQNVWQRKKEQEEKRREQEEEKERKRAVAKMLKAQRPGECQKYITVVLDPVILQVEGGDQILSALQAANYSCVFESHAVPCSITWRRKTVSSQMGGGDEWIEEPNVLVLLGLEEFLSMAHSYKQNADGCAERQKETLQSCVAHMMEKMPGRILALAVVGVETYFRSLQVQPKQRLRQTAASGNQEKRGERRKKEVKDSGLDLSRMDVKEALVDLQLSTQVQISIFESSEELGEYAAMFTKAVAEAPYKPMRDAPRTRSGRTCWPISLCTVGRV, encoded by the exons ATGGCGGAGAGCGAGTCGGGATCTGAGAGTAGCGAGGAGGAGAACCTGCCCTCCTTggcttccctgctgcagccgTCCTCATGTCTCGGCGAGCCGAGTCGCCCGCGGTCGCCTTCTCCTAATCCTGAAGCGGCAGAGGTTGCCGAGATGGTGAGCAGCGGGAGCGAAGAGATGGGTGAGGAGGTGATGGACGTCGTCCCTTTGGATGAGACGGTCAAGATGAGGGTGGGAGCGGAGCCTGAGCCTTTCAGCCTGAGCGCTGGCGATACAGGAGAGGCATCTGGGCTTTGTGCTAGTGGTGACCTGATGGCTTCTGGGAGCGAAGGGCTGCGGAAAGACCTGGCGCCGTCTGGAGAATTGGTTTGTGCCACTGAGAATGGTGCACGCAGCGCTGAGAGATCCTCCTTGTGCTCTTTGCCACTCGACTCAGACAGGCCTAGTAGCCCCCCGGTATGCAGAGAAAGGCCAGAAACATCGCTCCCTCTCAAGAAGCGACAGTATAGTCAGAAGGAACGGGAGGCAATCTGCCAGAATGTGtggcagagaaagaaggagcaagaagaaaagaggagggagcaggaggaggagaaagagaggaagagagccGTTGCCAAGATGCTGAAAGCTCAGCGGCCAGGAGAGTGCCAGAAATACATAACAGTGGTGCTAGATCCAG TCATCTTACAGGTAGAAGGTGGTGACCAGATCCTTAGTGCTTTGCAGGCTGCCAATTATTCCTGTGTGTTTGAGAGCCACGCTGTTCCCTGCAGCATCACCTGGAGGAGAAAGACCGTGTCATCACAG ATGGGAGGAGGAGATGAATGGATAGAAGAACCAAATGTCCTTGTTCTGCTTGGCTTGGAGGAGTTTTTGTCCATGGCTCACAGCTACAAGCAA AATGCTGATGGCTGTGCAGAAAGGCAAAAGGagaccctgcagagctgtgtagCTCATATGATGGAGAAAATGCCTGGGAGAATTCTGGCTCTGGCAGTAGTTGGAGTAGAAACTTATTTCAG GTCTCTCCAAGTTCAGCCAAAACAAAGGCTGCGACAGACAGCAGCAAGTGGGAATCAAGAGAAAcggggagaaaggagaaaaaaggaggtTAAGGATTCTGGCCTGGACTTATCCAGAATGGATGTGAAAGAA GCCCTGGTGGATCTGCAGCTGAGCACTCAAGTCCAAATCAGCATTTTTGAGAGCAGTGAGGAACTTGGGGAATATGCTGCTATGTTCACAAAAGCTGTGGCTGAGGCACCATACAA GCCTATGAGAGATGCTCCTCGGACCAGGAGCGGGAGAACATGCTGGCCAATATCCCTGTGCACCGTGGGGAGGGTGTGA
- the MRPL27 gene encoding 39S ribosomal protein L27, mitochondrial, whose product MAALGRLFLTTYNTSLVAVRWASKKSGGSSKNLGGRSPGKRYGFKKVEGAFVHAGNILATQRLIRWHPGAHVGMGRNKTLYALEDGIVRYTKEVYVPPPRSSNSRDVICQLPKGAVLYKTFISVVPTTEVGNFKLITML is encoded by the exons ATGGCGGCGCTGGGACGGCTCT TTCTAACCACTTACAATACAAGCCTGGTTGCTGTCAGATGGGCTTCTAAGAAAAGTGGGGGCAGCTCGAAAAACCTAGGTGGCCGAAGCCCGGGGAAACGCTATGGGTTCAAAAAAGTCGAAG GTGCATTTGTCCATGCAGGAAACATTTTGGCTACACAGCGGTTGATTCGCTGGCATCCCGGCGCTCAC GTGGGGATGGGCCGTAACAAGACACTCTATGCCCTGGAGGATGGGATTGTGAGATACACCAAAGAGGTCTATGTGCCCCCACCCCGCAGCAGCAATAGCAGGGATGTGATCTGCCAGCTGCCCAAAGGAGCAGTCCTTTATAAAACTTTTATCAGTGTTGTTCCTACCACAGAGGTAGGAAACTTCAAACTCATCACAATGCTGTGA
- the EME1 gene encoding crossover junction endonuclease EME1 isoform X1: MAESESGSESSEEENLPSLASLLQPSSCLGEPSRPRSPSPNPEAAEVAEMVSSGSEEMGEEVMDVVPLDETVKMRVGAEPEPFSLSAGDTGEASGLCASGDLMASGSEGLRKDLAPSGELVCATENGARSAERSSLCSLPLDSDRPSSPPVCRERPETSLPLKKRQYSQKEREAICQNVWQRKKEQEEKRREQEEEKERKRAVAKMLKAQRPGECQKYITVVLDPVILQVEGGDQILSALQAANYSCVFESHAVPCSITWRRKTVSSQMGGGDEWIEEPNVLVLLGLEEFLSMAHSYKQNADGCAERQKETLQSCVAHMMEKMPGRILALAVVGVETYFRSLQVQPKQRLRQTAASGNQEKRGERRKKEVKDSGLDLSRMDVKEALVDLQLSTQVQISIFESSEELGEYAAMFTKAVAEAPYKRERENTGFSFYLEKGCCGGVKVDSSGKGLLKVWKRQIQQFNRVSSEMAEAIVSAYPSPQLLIQAYERCSSDQERENMLANIPVHRGEGVTATSRHIGPELSRRIYLQMTSHDPDLCLDFTG, encoded by the exons ATGGCGGAGAGCGAGTCGGGATCTGAGAGTAGCGAGGAGGAGAACCTGCCCTCCTTggcttccctgctgcagccgTCCTCATGTCTCGGCGAGCCGAGTCGCCCGCGGTCGCCTTCTCCTAATCCTGAAGCGGCAGAGGTTGCCGAGATGGTGAGCAGCGGGAGCGAAGAGATGGGTGAGGAGGTGATGGACGTCGTCCCTTTGGATGAGACGGTCAAGATGAGGGTGGGAGCGGAGCCTGAGCCTTTCAGCCTGAGCGCTGGCGATACAGGAGAGGCATCTGGGCTTTGTGCTAGTGGTGACCTGATGGCTTCTGGGAGCGAAGGGCTGCGGAAAGACCTGGCGCCGTCTGGAGAATTGGTTTGTGCCACTGAGAATGGTGCACGCAGCGCTGAGAGATCCTCCTTGTGCTCTTTGCCACTCGACTCAGACAGGCCTAGTAGCCCCCCGGTATGCAGAGAAAGGCCAGAAACATCGCTCCCTCTCAAGAAGCGACAGTATAGTCAGAAGGAACGGGAGGCAATCTGCCAGAATGTGtggcagagaaagaaggagcaagaagaaaagaggagggagcaggaggaggagaaagagaggaagagagccGTTGCCAAGATGCTGAAAGCTCAGCGGCCAGGAGAGTGCCAGAAATACATAACAGTGGTGCTAGATCCAG TCATCTTACAGGTAGAAGGTGGTGACCAGATCCTTAGTGCTTTGCAGGCTGCCAATTATTCCTGTGTGTTTGAGAGCCACGCTGTTCCCTGCAGCATCACCTGGAGGAGAAAGACCGTGTCATCACAG ATGGGAGGAGGAGATGAATGGATAGAAGAACCAAATGTCCTTGTTCTGCTTGGCTTGGAGGAGTTTTTGTCCATGGCTCACAGCTACAAGCAA AATGCTGATGGCTGTGCAGAAAGGCAAAAGGagaccctgcagagctgtgtagCTCATATGATGGAGAAAATGCCTGGGAGAATTCTGGCTCTGGCAGTAGTTGGAGTAGAAACTTATTTCAG GTCTCTCCAAGTTCAGCCAAAACAAAGGCTGCGACAGACAGCAGCAAGTGGGAATCAAGAGAAAcggggagaaaggagaaaaaaggaggtTAAGGATTCTGGCCTGGACTTATCCAGAATGGATGTGAAAGAA GCCCTGGTGGATCTGCAGCTGAGCACTCAAGTCCAAATCAGCATTTTTGAGAGCAGTGAGGAACTTGGGGAATATGCTGCTATGTTCACAAAAGCTGTGGCTGAGGCACCATACAA GCGAGAGCGAGAGAACACAGGGTTCTCTTTCTACTTGGAGAAGGGCTGCTGCGGAGGGGTGAAGGTGGATTCTTCTGGAAAGGGTCTCTTGAAAGTTTGGAAGAGGCAGATACAGCAATTTAACCGTGTCAGCTCTGAGATGGCTGAGGCTATTGTGTCTGCCTACCCTTCTCCTCAGCTCTTGATCCAG GCCTATGAGAGATGCTCCTCGGACCAGGAGCGGGAGAACATGCTGGCCAATATCCCTGTGCACCGTGGGGAGGGTGTGACAGCCACTTCCCGGCACATTGGGCCGGAACTGTCCCGACGCATCTATCTGCAGATGACTTCCCATGATCCTGACCTCTGTCTGGATTTTACTGGGTAG